Proteins from one Cryptomeria japonica chromosome 4, Sugi_1.0, whole genome shotgun sequence genomic window:
- the LOC131053135 gene encoding phosphoprotein ECPP44-like gives MAEENAGKHQDRGLFGLFGKKKEEETHQQHVSAVGPHVAGVTPHEQGHVGEAHPVPVSHGHVEEGKLHGEGEEKKQEGGLMAKLHRSNSSSSSSSSDEEEDKASGEERGRPRSWQD, from the exons ATGGCGGAAGAAAATGCAGGAAAGCATCAAGATCGCGGGCTGTTCGGCTTGTttgggaagaagaaagaagaggagacacATCAGCAGCATGTCAGTGCTGTGGGTCCACACGTGGCGGGTGTGACCCCGCATGAGCAGGGACACGTAGGCGAGGCTCACCCTGTGCCGGTGTCTCATGGCCACGTGGAGGAGGGCAAGCTCCATGGCGAAGGTGAGGAGAAGAAACAGGAAGGGGGCCTCATGGCAAAGCTGCATCGATCTAACAGCTCTTCTTCCAGCTCT TCTAgcgatgaggaagaagataaagcttcaggagaagaaagaggaagaccACGGTCATGGCAAGACTGA